From a single Sneathia sanguinegens genomic region:
- the ybeY gene encoding rRNA maturation RNase YbeY has product MLDIDICYDVEKIEEYYDEDKIKEYLEYILKNEKNDFDSKTYYISFMLTTNPVIHKINKEYRNVDRPTDVISFAYNETENIGPMEVVGDIIISIDKVKEQAKEYGHSDKREFFYLLTHGMLHILGYDHIEADERKIMREKEERYLSAYEYKR; this is encoded by the coding sequence ATGTTAGATATAGACATATGTTATGATGTTGAAAAAATAGAAGAATATTATGATGAAGATAAAATTAAAGAATATTTAGAATATATTTTAAAAAATGAAAAAAATGATTTTGATAGTAAAACTTATTATATTTCATTTATGTTAACAACTAATCCTGTTATACATAAAATAAATAAAGAATATAGAAATGTTGATAGACCAACAGATGTTATTTCATTTGCATATAATGAAACTGAAAATATAGGCCCAATGGAAGTTGTTGGAGATATAATAATTTCTATAGATAAAGTTAAAGAACAAGCTAAAGAATATGGACATTCAGATAAAAGAGAATTCTTTTATCTTTTGACACATGGTATGTTACATATTTTAGGTTACGATCATATAGAAGCAGATGAAAGAAAAATAATGAGAGAAAAAGAAGAAAGATATTTGAGTGCTTATGAGTACAAGAGATAA
- the prfA gene encoding peptide chain release factor 1, whose amino-acid sequence MFQKLEEVEKKYDELNKQLMDPKIMSDPKKIMECNKAINAIEDIVEKYREYKAKNTEFTNLKQDIKEEKDHEMKEIMQEEINDLEKEIPKIEDELKILLLPKDPNDEKNVIVEIRAAAGGDEAALFAADIFRMFTRYAERCRWKTEVLDKNEIGVGGLKEITFMIKGKGAYSRLKFESGVHRVQRVPDTESSGRIHTSTITVAVLPEVEDVAEVEINPSDLIIDTYRSSGAGGQHVNTTDSAVRITHKPTGIVVTSQDGRSQIKNKEAAMKVLASKLFNLERETQRKEIESQRRAQVGMGDRSEKIRTYNFPQGRVTDHRIKLTLHKLDAFLDGDLDEMINALIAYNQAELLQTVGDE is encoded by the coding sequence ATGTTTCAAAAATTAGAAGAAGTTGAAAAAAAATATGATGAATTAAATAAACAATTAATGGATCCTAAAATTATGTCAGATCCTAAAAAAATAATGGAATGTAATAAAGCAATAAATGCAATAGAAGATATTGTTGAAAAATATAGAGAATATAAGGCGAAAAATACAGAATTTACTAATTTAAAACAAGATATAAAAGAAGAAAAAGATCATGAAATGAAAGAAATAATGCAAGAGGAAATCAATGATTTAGAAAAAGAAATTCCTAAGATAGAAGATGAACTTAAAATTTTATTATTACCAAAAGATCCAAATGATGAAAAAAATGTAATAGTAGAAATAAGAGCTGCTGCAGGTGGAGATGAAGCTGCCTTATTTGCTGCAGATATTTTTAGAATGTTTACAAGATATGCTGAAAGATGTAGATGGAAAACTGAAGTTTTAGATAAAAATGAAATAGGTGTTGGAGGATTAAAAGAAATAACTTTTATGATAAAAGGTAAGGGAGCTTATTCAAGACTAAAATTTGAAAGTGGAGTTCATAGGGTTCAAAGAGTTCCAGATACTGAATCTTCTGGAAGAATTCATACTTCAACAATAACAGTTGCAGTTTTACCTGAAGTTGAAGATGTAGCTGAAGTTGAAATAAATCCAAGTGATTTAATTATAGATACATATAGATCATCTGGTGCTGGAGGACAACACGTAAACACTACAGATTCAGCAGTTCGTATTACTCATAAACCAACAGGTATTGTTGTAACATCTCAAGACGGAAGATCACAAATAAAAAACAAAGAAGCTGCAATGAAAGTATTAGCTTCAAAATTATTTAATCTTGAAAGAGAAACTCAAAGAAAAGAAATTGAATCTCAAAGAAGAGCACAAGTAGGTATGGGAGATAGATCTGAAAAGATAAGAACATATAATTTCCCACAAGGAAGAGTTACAGATCATAGAATAAAATTAACTTTACATAAATTAGATGCTTTCTTAGATGGAGATTTGGATGAAATGATAAATGCATTAATAGCATATAATCAAGCAGAATTATTACAAACAGTCGGAGATGAATAA
- a CDS encoding diacylglycerol kinase → MSTRDNKNKKENRIIESFNHSIDGIIATIRSESHMRFHIFIAFIIIILAMIFEITKAELLILILVVSLVFITEIINTSIEKTVDLVIQENNPLAKFAKDAAAGAVMIAAIAAIFIGYIIFFDRILKFVVTAHYIARITGRISNIALLILALLCIIVVSLKAYFKKGTAFEGGMPSGHATIASSLVIIVMFMTHDTRVILLTFLLYLLVCQSRIKAGIHTFKEVVVGSIIGFSVTYIIFITLIKLGKIFY, encoded by the coding sequence ATGAGTACAAGAGATAATAAAAATAAAAAAGAAAATAGAATAATTGAAAGTTTTAATCATTCTATAGATGGTATTATAGCAACTATAAGAAGCGAATCGCATATGAGATTTCATATTTTTATAGCTTTTATTATAATAATTTTAGCTATGATCTTTGAAATAACAAAGGCAGAATTATTAATCTTAATACTTGTAGTTTCATTAGTTTTTATTACAGAAATAATAAATACAAGTATTGAAAAAACAGTTGATCTTGTTATACAAGAGAACAATCCTTTGGCAAAATTTGCAAAAGATGCAGCAGCTGGAGCAGTCATGATAGCAGCAATTGCAGCAATTTTTATAGGCTATATTATATTCTTTGATAGAATATTAAAATTTGTTGTAACAGCACATTATATTGCAAGAATAACAGGTAGAATTTCAAATATTGCCTTATTAATTTTAGCACTTTTGTGTATTATAGTAGTAAGTTTAAAGGCCTATTTTAAAAAAGGTACAGCTTTTGAGGGAGGTATGCCTAGTGGTCATGCAACAATAGCAAGTTCTTTGGTAATAATTGTAATGTTTATGACACACGACACAAGAGTAATTTTATTAACTTTTCTACTATATTTGTTAGTTTGTCAAAGTAGGATTAAAGCAGGAATACATACATTTAAAGAAGTCGTTGTAGGAAGTATTATTGGCTTTAGTGTAACATATATAATATTTATAACATTAATAAAATTAGGAAAGATTTTTTATTAG
- the prmC gene encoding peptide chain release factor N(5)-glutamine methyltransferase translates to MQTLLELLKKTEEYLKKNKVEKPRLEAERIFSQSLNIDRITLYTQYDRILTNEEKNKIKTYINDTKIKSGYLKDILDSSIEYLKKYKIDEARLIAELIFSNILKIDRMLLFMNYDKNITDKQKNDIREALKKIAIDKLPYQYLINQQNFYGRNFYVNKGVLIPRYDTECLVENVIKNLKIKAPFILDIGTGSGAIAITLGLEIPESKVLGIDISDKAIEISKKNRDDLGAKNVKFVLSDLFENVNFKSFDIIVSNPPYISNDEIALVSEQTYIHEPKEALFANADGLYFYYLIAEKARDYLKNEGMLAFEIGFNQAEAVKNILLEFSYKDIRVIKDLDSHDRVILCKYEGRDDK, encoded by the coding sequence ATGCAAACTTTGTTAGAATTATTAAAAAAAACTGAAGAATATTTGAAAAAAAATAAAGTTGAAAAACCTAGATTAGAAGCTGAAAGAATATTTTCACAATCTTTGAATATTGATAGAATAACTCTTTATACACAGTATGATAGAATTTTAACAAATGAAGAAAAAAATAAAATAAAAACATATATTAATGATACAAAAATAAAAAGTGGTTATTTGAAAGATATATTGGATAGTTCAATAGAATATTTAAAAAAATATAAAATTGATGAGGCAAGATTAATAGCAGAATTAATTTTTTCCAATATATTGAAAATAGATAGAATGCTACTTTTTATGAATTATGATAAAAATATTACGGATAAACAAAAAAATGATATAAGGGAAGCATTAAAAAAAATAGCTATAGATAAATTACCATATCAGTATTTGATAAATCAACAAAATTTTTATGGAAGAAATTTTTATGTTAATAAAGGAGTTCTTATACCAAGATATGATACAGAATGTTTAGTTGAAAATGTAATAAAAAATTTAAAAATAAAAGCACCTTTTATATTAGATATAGGCACAGGCTCAGGGGCAATAGCAATAACATTAGGACTTGAAATTCCAGAAAGTAAGGTATTAGGAATAGATATTTCAGATAAAGCTATAGAAATTTCAAAAAAAAATAGGGATGATTTAGGAGCTAAAAATGTAAAATTTGTTTTATCAGACTTATTTGAAAATGTAAATTTTAAATCGTTTGATATTATTGTTTCTAATCCACCATATATATCAAATGATGAAATAGCTTTGGTCAGTGAACAAACATATATACATGAACCAAAAGAAGCTTTATTTGCTAATGCAGATGGGCTGTATTTTTATTATTTAATAGCAGAAAAAGCTAGAGATTATTTGAAAAATGAGGGTATGCTAGCTTTTGAAATAGGATTTAACCAAGCAGAAGCAGTAAAAAATATTTTATTAGAATTTTCATATAAAGATATAAGGGTCATTAAAGATTTAGATTCTCATGATAGGGTTATATTATGTAAATATGAAGGAAGGGATGACAAATGA
- a CDS encoding manganese-dependent inorganic pyrophosphatase, with translation MEEILVYGHRNPDSDAICTAIAYANLRNIIKPKEKAVAVRIGDVNEETKYALKYFGVEAPEYVENVSGRKIILVDHNERTQTADGFEEAKVLELIDHHRIANFKTDEPLHARVEPYGCTSTIVCEMYQEKNVIPCKKMAGMMLSAIISDTLLFKSPTCTEHDVEACKYLAKIACVDLKEYGMALLKAGTNLSSKTEKEILNMDMKIFELDKGRFGIAQVNTVNEEELLAKKEVFINEIDKMLKDLNLEGFMFVITNILTNDSVGVIRGNRVDIIEKAFETKAENDTILLKGIVSRKKQIVPPLTRAASNN, from the coding sequence ATGGAAGAAATTTTAGTTTATGGACATAGAAATCCAGATTCAGATGCTATTTGTACTGCAATAGCTTATGCAAATTTGAGAAATATTATCAAGCCAAAAGAAAAGGCTGTTGCTGTTAGAATAGGTGATGTAAATGAAGAAACAAAATATGCCTTAAAATATTTTGGTGTAGAAGCTCCAGAATATGTTGAAAATGTTTCAGGTAGAAAAATAATATTAGTAGATCATAATGAAAGAACACAAACAGCAGATGGATTTGAAGAAGCGAAAGTTTTAGAATTAATTGATCATCATAGAATAGCTAATTTTAAAACAGATGAACCTTTACATGCTAGAGTTGAACCCTATGGTTGTACATCAACAATAGTTTGTGAAATGTATCAAGAAAAAAATGTAATTCCTTGTAAGAAAATGGCAGGAATGATGCTAAGTGCAATTATATCAGATACTCTTTTATTTAAATCACCAACTTGTACAGAACATGATGTTGAAGCTTGTAAATATTTAGCTAAGATTGCTTGTGTAGATTTGAAAGAATATGGTATGGCTTTATTAAAAGCAGGAACTAATTTAAGTTCTAAAACTGAAAAAGAAATTTTGAATATGGACATGAAAATATTTGAATTAGATAAGGGAAGATTTGGAATTGCACAAGTAAATACAGTAAATGAAGAAGAATTATTAGCCAAAAAGGAAGTATTTATAAACGAAATAGACAAAATGTTAAAAGATTTAAATCTTGAAGGCTTTATGTTTGTAATAACAAATATTTTAACAAATGACTCAGTTGGAGTTATAAGAGGAAATAGAGTAGATATTATAGAAAAAGCTTTTGAAACTAAGGCAGAAAATGATACTATTTTATTAAAAGGTATAGTTTCAAGAAAGAAACAAATTGTACCACCATTAACAAGGGCTGCAAGTAATAATTAA
- a CDS encoding HD family phosphohydrolase, whose protein sequence is MEFNFFGNKFELSIKKQEDIEEIKKGNIYDRYNFKISIFLLIFMFFSALFIYYKNKNEYIIGTQAKHDVIAYKTIKYEKDILDKDLKSKILKNTKPEYNRKEDVEKEEIARFTKVLTELSSLDLKNEKLVREFIDANNLDIKTEDLISVGINGGNKYHIYLIDILSKIYEEGVISPEDLTKILSKKQIVLDDYEKELIKNFVKPNLVINEEETKLKIENNIKALKNNTIVIKKGDFILKKGDEITSSAYEQLKVLGLVTGYDKTVRNIFTVVYTLMIAISFYISGKKFLKKGINSKGFYPTLISFFFVNFIYLLTINKSDTLLYLIPFAVVSIIASILTTDKMFSLAISAMTNYLLAPNLEWFIAMMIVSLVAMYNNSKITNRMELVKNGFKVGALQAIFAIIYSAVYNYDLKLMTIILTFSIISGFLTGMICLGIMPYFENAFSILTDIKLLEIGDYSSPLLKRLLLEAPGTFYHSVMVGALAEQAAEAIGANPILARVGAYYHDIGKLKRPIYFVENQGGLSNLHDELKPSLSSLILTSHPRDGYILGKQYGLPQEVLDIIIQHHGTTMVQYFYYKAVETGENISETDFRYAGPRPQTKESAIVMLADTVEAAVRASTDKSKEGIENTIRYLIKYKIDDNQLYECEINLKDIETLVQAFLKVLKAAYHERIQYPKINRK, encoded by the coding sequence ATGGAATTTAATTTTTTTGGAAATAAATTTGAGTTAAGTATAAAAAAGCAGGAAGACATAGAAGAAATTAAAAAAGGAAATATATATGACAGATATAATTTTAAAATATCCATATTTTTGTTAATATTTATGTTTTTTTCTGCCCTTTTTATATATTACAAAAATAAAAATGAATATATAATAGGGACTCAGGCTAAACATGATGTTATTGCATATAAAACAATTAAATATGAAAAAGACATTTTAGATAAAGATTTAAAAAGCAAAATTTTAAAGAATACAAAGCCTGAATATAATAGAAAAGAAGATGTCGAAAAGGAAGAAATAGCTAGATTTACAAAAGTTCTAACAGAATTGAGTAGTTTAGATTTAAAAAATGAAAAATTAGTTAGAGAATTTATAGATGCAAATAATTTAGATATAAAGACAGAAGATTTGATTAGTGTTGGTATAAATGGTGGAAATAAATATCACATATATTTAATAGATATTTTATCAAAAATATATGAAGAAGGAGTTATATCTCCAGAAGATCTAACAAAGATATTATCTAAAAAACAAATAGTTTTAGATGACTATGAAAAAGAATTAATAAAGAATTTTGTTAAACCTAATTTAGTTATAAATGAAGAAGAAACAAAATTAAAAATTGAAAATAATATAAAGGCTTTAAAGAATAATACTATAGTTATAAAAAAAGGAGATTTTATTCTTAAAAAAGGTGATGAAATTACCTCAAGTGCTTATGAACAATTAAAAGTATTAGGTCTTGTTACGGGTTATGATAAAACTGTTAGAAATATTTTTACGGTAGTATACACTTTGATGATAGCAATTTCATTTTATATAAGTGGAAAAAAATTTTTGAAAAAAGGTATTAATTCTAAAGGTTTTTATCCAACATTAATAAGTTTCTTTTTTGTTAATTTTATTTATTTATTAACTATAAATAAATCAGATACTTTGCTATATTTAATACCTTTCGCAGTTGTATCAATAATTGCATCTATTCTAACCACTGATAAAATGTTTTCATTAGCGATATCAGCAATGACGAACTATTTATTAGCACCTAATTTGGAATGGTTCATAGCTATGATGATAGTATCATTGGTAGCAATGTATAATAATTCAAAAATAACTAATAGAATGGAATTAGTAAAAAATGGATTTAAAGTAGGAGCATTACAAGCTATTTTTGCTATTATATATTCAGCAGTTTATAACTATGATTTGAAGTTGATGACAATAATATTGACTTTTTCTATAATCTCTGGTTTTTTAACAGGTATGATTTGTTTAGGTATTATGCCATATTTTGAAAATGCCTTTTCAATATTAACAGACATAAAACTTTTAGAAATAGGAGATTATTCATCACCATTACTTAAAAGATTACTACTTGAAGCTCCCGGAACTTTTTATCATAGTGTAATGGTAGGAGCACTAGCAGAACAAGCTGCAGAAGCAATAGGAGCAAACCCTATACTCGCTAGAGTTGGGGCATATTATCATGATATAGGTAAATTAAAAAGACCAATTTATTTTGTTGAAAATCAAGGAGGTCTAAGTAATTTGCATGATGAATTGAAGCCTTCGCTTAGTTCTTTAATTTTAACTTCTCATCCTAGAGATGGATATATTTTAGGAAAACAATATGGCTTGCCACAAGAAGTGTTGGATATAATAATACAACATCATGGGACAACAATGGTGCAATATTTTTATTATAAGGCAGTTGAAACAGGGGAAAATATAAGTGAAACAGATTTTAGATATGCAGGACCTAGACCACAAACAAAAGAATCAGCTATAGTAATGTTGGCAGATACAGTAGAAGCAGCAGTTAGAGCATCAACTGATAAGAGTAAAGAAGGTATAGAAAATACCATAAGATATTTAATAAAGTATAAGATAGATGATAATCAATTATATGAATGTGAAATTAATTTAAAAGATATTGAAACTTTAGTACAGGCATTCTTAAAAGTTTTAAAAGCAGCTTATCATGAAAGAATACAATATCCTAAAATTAATAGAAAGTAG